From Draconibacterium halophilum, one genomic window encodes:
- a CDS encoding FecR family protein: MTNTNKNIEHLLAKSVFEELSKDEKSQLNKWIAESEENAKDYEAYQQLWKKSEELVVGDVIDVEDSLLKTKKRISFSDSKKRWLIIARQVAAVLLVSITISGLYTYFSVPEKEHVVYQDISTAYGTQTEFELADGTKVWLNSGSRIHYPNSFNNMEERRIELVGEAFFEVTKNAEKPFVVQTSALDVKVLGTAFNVSAYENAPDLTVALKEGKVSLLKANSGDDNALVSLTPNEVAVYNNKEKDIVIHKERSLNKYNAWKDGRIVFFEDGIETVVQKLENWYNVDVEIADEELNELIFTATFINESLEQVLNLLSISSPIDYSIIQASKNKNGIYSKRKIIIKERNNR, translated from the coding sequence ATGACCAATACGAATAAAAATATCGAGCACCTGCTTGCTAAGTCTGTTTTTGAAGAGTTAAGTAAAGATGAGAAATCACAACTCAATAAATGGATTGCTGAATCGGAAGAAAATGCCAAAGATTATGAGGCTTATCAACAATTATGGAAGAAATCTGAGGAATTAGTTGTTGGTGATGTTATTGATGTGGAAGATTCGTTGCTAAAAACGAAAAAGCGAATTTCGTTTTCTGATTCGAAAAAGCGGTGGCTGATTATTGCAAGGCAGGTGGCGGCAGTGCTGTTGGTTTCTATAACAATTTCCGGTTTGTACACTTATTTTTCGGTGCCTGAAAAAGAACACGTTGTCTATCAGGATATATCAACAGCATACGGCACTCAAACCGAATTTGAACTTGCTGATGGTACCAAAGTTTGGTTAAACTCGGGAAGCCGCATACACTATCCAAACTCTTTCAACAACATGGAAGAACGAAGAATCGAATTGGTAGGTGAAGCATTTTTCGAGGTGACAAAAAATGCAGAGAAACCATTTGTTGTGCAAACATCGGCGCTTGATGTTAAAGTGCTGGGAACAGCTTTTAATGTTTCGGCCTATGAAAATGCACCGGATTTAACCGTAGCGCTAAAAGAAGGAAAAGTAAGTCTTCTTAAAGCAAATTCCGGCGATGATAACGCTTTGGTTTCATTAACACCAAACGAAGTGGCTGTTTACAATAACAAAGAAAAGGATATCGTAATTCATAAAGAAAGGAGTTTGAATAAATACAATGCCTGGAAAGATGGACGAATTGTATTTTTTGAGGATGGAATTGAAACGGTAGTACAAAAACTGGAAAATTGGTACAATGTAGATGTTGAAATTGCTGACGAAGAATTGAATGAACTAATTTTTACAGCAACATTTATAAACGAATCGCTTGAGCAGGTTCTTAATTTATTAAGTATCTCATCACCTATAGACTACTCGATCATACAAGCTTCAAAAAACAAGAACGGTATTTATTCGAAAAGAAAAATCATTATAAAGGAGCGCAATAATAGATAG
- a CDS encoding SusC/RagA family TonB-linked outer membrane protein: MKLVIFIASLLALSFLSTKVNSQNMRISLNLVDVTIQEALQVIEDQNQYYFLYNNNLMDVKRKVNLNIQNKSIDEVVALLFEGQPVDFIIQDQTVIIFPTDANAANSGKTTIKGKVIDKTGLPLPGVSVVISGTVLGTVTNNRGIFSIDAFRSPVILEFSFIGMEKQTVNYSGQENLIITMDESSRNIDEVIVVAYGTQTASTLTGSVQAINEEQLMTVTSPHLLNQIQGEVTGLLVSNLSGVPGEKPALRIRGEGSINYTNEPLWVVDGVIFGTDSPDINPNDIESVSVLKDAAAAALYGSRASNGIILIRTKTGKLNTSSFKLKTSTGISQVNHGNLNLMNGQELHDYVMSMDGEKLAGQFPPAGSEGVINGVDWQDIAFQNGIVHDYNLSYSGGQEKTMVYTSLGYFNEEGVARGHKWEKFSGRINLDYKASDKVKLLLKGEGIFQNNFNNENELVYGSYVLLPWDNPYFDDGTIKVGRTEIDGMKWYGRNQWNPLYARQYNYTKNRSTQYMTDLGVEYKLTNWLTFISNNRIKTYTSRFEALEDSRTPEGQADSGTLYNSYSYMRDLSTSNIFRFKTDYTDHSIFGIVAYEYSQSYSDGMNGEGKGIYPSLEILNGASEPKSIAGIKSKSAFLSILSNAQYVYKNKYMVQLSYRRDGSSRFGANQRFGDFYSLGTSWVITKENFMQSLGGINNLKLRLSYGSVGNANISDYVALGLYNMTVQYNGEPGGFPRRLPNPDLTWESNKNFNFGVDTRLFDRINLTLDAYNKKTENLLQDVPLPLVTGFYWYTDNVGSIQNRGVEFSWDAEIVKSSAFNWNASLNMSFNKNKVLKLNNGKDISMGNKIIREGWDINTWYLRKWAGVDASNGNPLWEKVTIAQDGSKIIEKTSNYSAATLQNVGTSSPRYFGGFMNTFIYKHFKLDANFNFVWGNKIYHQLRELLDNDGAYPTYNAMKLHEGWSRWEKPGDIATHPRPVLLGNKLSNKPSSRYLEDGSYLRLNYLSLSYSLTGSFIRKVGLNSAVLKLSGENIWTSTNFSGMDPEVGIEGYGGTLYPVTRKYIFGLEINF, encoded by the coding sequence ATGAAACTGGTAATTTTTATAGCATCATTACTAGCCCTCTCATTTCTTTCAACAAAGGTTAATTCGCAGAATATGCGCATTAGCCTTAACCTGGTTGATGTAACTATTCAAGAAGCACTGCAGGTAATTGAAGACCAAAATCAGTATTATTTTTTATACAACAACAATTTAATGGATGTTAAACGTAAAGTTAATCTCAACATTCAAAACAAAAGTATTGATGAAGTAGTAGCGCTTCTTTTCGAAGGGCAACCGGTGGACTTTATCATACAAGATCAAACAGTTATTATTTTCCCCACCGATGCAAATGCAGCCAACAGCGGGAAAACAACAATTAAAGGAAAAGTAATTGACAAAACAGGCTTACCGCTTCCCGGGGTATCGGTAGTTATCAGCGGTACTGTTTTGGGTACTGTAACTAATAACCGGGGTATTTTTAGCATCGACGCATTTAGATCTCCTGTAATTCTCGAATTCTCATTTATTGGGATGGAGAAACAAACAGTAAATTACTCCGGACAGGAGAATCTAATCATTACCATGGACGAATCGAGCAGGAATATAGATGAGGTAATTGTTGTTGCCTATGGTACCCAAACTGCATCTACGCTTACAGGCTCCGTTCAGGCAATAAATGAAGAACAGTTAATGACAGTTACAAGTCCGCACCTATTGAACCAAATACAAGGCGAAGTAACTGGTTTGCTGGTCTCAAATTTATCAGGAGTACCGGGCGAAAAACCTGCATTACGTATTCGTGGTGAAGGTTCAATTAATTACACAAACGAACCACTTTGGGTGGTCGACGGTGTTATTTTTGGAACAGATTCGCCTGACATTAACCCGAACGATATCGAATCTGTGTCAGTATTAAAGGATGCTGCCGCAGCTGCACTTTATGGTTCGCGCGCTTCAAATGGGATAATTTTGATTCGTACTAAAACAGGGAAACTAAACACGTCAAGTTTCAAGTTAAAAACAAGTACCGGAATTTCCCAGGTTAATCATGGTAACTTAAACCTGATGAATGGGCAGGAGTTACACGATTATGTCATGTCGATGGATGGCGAAAAGCTTGCAGGCCAATTTCCTCCGGCAGGTTCGGAAGGTGTAATAAATGGTGTCGATTGGCAGGATATTGCCTTTCAGAATGGAATTGTTCACGACTATAATTTATCATACAGTGGCGGACAAGAAAAAACAATGGTTTATACCAGTTTGGGGTATTTTAATGAAGAAGGAGTTGCACGTGGACACAAATGGGAAAAATTTTCGGGCCGTATAAATCTCGATTATAAAGCATCAGACAAAGTAAAATTACTGTTGAAAGGAGAAGGTATTTTCCAAAATAATTTTAACAACGAGAACGAACTGGTATACGGATCTTACGTTTTGCTACCGTGGGATAACCCTTATTTTGATGATGGGACAATAAAAGTTGGGCGAACTGAAATTGATGGCATGAAATGGTATGGGCGAAACCAGTGGAATCCATTATATGCCCGGCAATACAATTATACTAAAAACCGAAGCACTCAATATATGACCGATTTGGGGGTTGAATACAAACTTACCAACTGGCTAACATTTATTTCGAACAACAGGATAAAAACATACACATCGAGATTTGAAGCACTCGAAGATTCGCGTACACCTGAAGGGCAAGCCGATTCGGGAACACTGTATAACAGTTATTCGTATATGCGTGATTTGTCAACCAGTAATATTTTTCGATTTAAAACAGATTATACCGATCATTCGATATTCGGAATTGTGGCTTACGAATATTCTCAATCGTATTCCGACGGGATGAACGGTGAAGGAAAAGGAATTTACCCTTCGCTGGAAATACTGAACGGGGCTTCGGAACCGAAATCGATTGCCGGAATAAAATCAAAATCGGCATTTTTATCCATATTGTCGAATGCGCAATACGTGTACAAAAACAAGTACATGGTACAGCTTTCCTATCGTCGCGACGGGTCATCAAGATTTGGAGCCAATCAACGATTCGGAGATTTTTATTCTCTAGGCACATCGTGGGTTATCACAAAAGAGAACTTTATGCAATCCTTAGGAGGCATCAATAATTTAAAACTAAGACTAAGTTATGGTTCGGTAGGAAATGCAAATATATCGGATTATGTGGCTCTGGGACTTTATAATATGACGGTACAGTACAATGGCGAACCAGGCGGATTTCCGCGCAGGCTACCCAATCCCGACCTTACATGGGAATCGAACAAAAACTTCAATTTTGGAGTTGATACCCGATTGTTTGACAGGATAAATCTAACACTGGATGCCTACAATAAAAAGACAGAAAACTTATTGCAAGATGTTCCACTTCCTCTGGTAACTGGTTTTTATTGGTATACCGACAATGTTGGGTCAATTCAAAACCGGGGAGTAGAGTTTAGTTGGGATGCCGAAATTGTAAAGTCGTCTGCATTTAACTGGAATGCAAGCCTTAATATGAGTTTTAATAAAAACAAAGTATTGAAGTTGAACAATGGGAAAGACATTTCGATGGGCAATAAAATTATTCGCGAAGGCTGGGACATAAACACCTGGTACTTGCGAAAATGGGCAGGAGTCGATGCCTCGAACGGTAATCCTTTGTGGGAAAAAGTTACCATTGCTCAAGATGGTTCAAAGATTATTGAAAAAACATCGAATTACAGTGCGGCAACCCTGCAAAACGTTGGTACCTCGTCGCCCAGGTATTTTGGTGGTTTTATGAATACTTTCATTTATAAACATTTTAAACTGGATGCAAACTTCAACTTTGTATGGGGCAATAAAATATACCACCAATTGCGCGAGCTGCTCGATAACGACGGAGCTTACCCCACTTACAACGCCATGAAATTACACGAAGGGTGGAGCCGTTGGGAAAAACCGGGAGATATAGCTACGCATCCCCGGCCGGTTTTATTGGGCAATAAACTGTCGAACAAACCATCATCGCGTTATTTGGAAGATGGAAGCTACCTGCGCTTAAATTATCTGAGCTTATCATATTCTCTAACGGGCTCGTTTATCCGGAAAGTTGGATTAAACAGTGCAGTGCTTAAGCTTTCCGGAGAGAATATCTGGACATCAACGAACTTCTCAGGGATGGATCCTGAAGTGGGTATTGAAGGGTATGGAGGAACTTTATATCCGGTAACACGCAAATATATATTCGGATTGGAAATAAACTTTTAA